The following nucleotide sequence is from Corylus avellana chromosome ca7, CavTom2PMs-1.0.
ttaattatatatttaattaagtCATCTTTGTTAATATatgtgaagaagaaaaatgacgtacattatatatttaaacaggTGGATTTGGTCTAAAGGGAAGTGTAGAGATTCCTTTTATTCATACAATAAAGGTAGAATCAGAAAGTTTGAGTAGCTAGGCTCATGGAGACCCATTCTCAGCCTTGGCGATAGGCGAAGGAGTAGCGCAACACTTGCAACAAGAGCCCAGTGGGGGAGGTGTGCAACATACACAAGCAGGGCAAATGGGTCCTGAAGCTGCAacacaaattgaaaataaaacttaaaatctTGCCATATAAAAGCTGCTGAATTAATGGTaatgggttttttcttttacctcTTTGAGTCAATCGAGCTGCATCAGACGTTGCCATTGGAGATAAGATGATTGCAAATATGAAGAGCGTCACCAAAGTAGACCTCAAAGAGTTACCTGCATGAGCCATTGCTTAATGTAATAGATCTGCTGAGATGAATTACTCCCTTTGTTAATTAGCATGGTTGGGTATGTTTATATATCTAGCTACTCGATCTGTGCCTTGAATCACACGGCACTTGGTTACCCATCTGCTGCTTTGTTTGAATACGAAGGCCGATTAATTCCTAGATATTGACTTCTGACTTTGCTGAAGTTATGATTTATAACCCGAAAAAATAGACTTTAATTACCTCCCGGCTTTTGgcatcaaatatttaaaaagtgacatttaaCTCCTCAAAAGTCTAATTATAGCAAGTTCACGTCTTAAAAGGTGAAGTGCAACGCACTCAAACCAAAAGAACGAAAAAAGATGACGAATGGTGTAACTTGCCACATTAAATTCTTTAAGTTAGGCAAAAACGCGAAAGAATTGAGGATATACTTCAAGATGACTAGGATTTTCCCCTTTATAATTTAGCTTAAAAGCAATTTGACAAAGCAGGTCAATGATCTAATATTGCTTCTCATCTTTTGATTATCCGAGCCTATGCTTGACTTTTGCAGCTCACAATATAGGAAAATTTATGGGTGTCTTGAGCACAATTCTGAATTCATTAACcctttttgaattatttgaatCTGAACTGAGATTACTTCTTACGTCTAGAGTTGTACTTTGAATCCCATTGGTCTGCATCTAGAAAAacgttaaaaattttttttgactaaaTTCGATTCCATAAGCTTCACATAAATAATTAGCTATCTAAAATATGGAgctattaaaggaaaaaaaaaaaaaaaaaaaaaatcaaatttcgcAGTATTTGAGCCAAACATGAcctcaataaatatttaaaagatattCTGGGGCAGTTTTAATTTGCTGCATATATCATCCTCTGTtattaagaacaaaaatgaataatgagacatttttttgtttatttttttttactttttttctttgtcaattttccTCAAATCCTTACTGAGAAAGATTTTGGCAGACACAAAGTTTACATGCGAGAAGGCAAGTAGTGTCCACATCTGTTAGGATTTTTGTTGACTTAATTCGGTTCTAAAATGCAGAAGTTATTGTCTATGGGCTCAAACATTGATATAGAtcgctcagaatccaatctgcACCGTACACAATCAGGATTCACGTGTCATGAATATCTCtacaaagtttcagctcaatcggaccacaaactaATCTCGATTGTAGCTGTTGATTAAGTCCGGACAGCATTTTTAGCATATGATTTTTCCTCCTATGCAGTGGGTGTTCGGACAACCTAGTAGACTGTCTGGACACCAATTCCAACAAGCCTATTTTTGCTTGCTCACAAGGCTCCTGTTCAGATAGCAAGCTCCCCTGACTGAATAGCTCGTAAGTTTTATGCccaaaacgtgtttttaagtGGGCCTAGGTCTAGGGTGTTATATGTGATTTAAATTCAActttatagaagagagatgtACGAATTTTAGAACCCTAGAATTCGTGAGAGGCTGTATTTAAGTGTTCAATTGTAGTGAGCCTGATTATTCATCATAGagaattttgtgttagtttcatTGTCCTTAATTGAAGTCAATCGGAAGaatccgataaaggagaatcacgttaaAGAAGATTGTGAATGAGGAGACGAGTttgaggcttgtcgatcttatagaATCAAGGCTTACATCggtttgtaagtgttcctagtgtatgtaatatttgaataatcttttgatagtgatttcttagGTTTAGCTGCcacggagaggttttacttttagattgttttctaaaaggtttcctcttcattaCAAAAAATCATTGTGTTTGATTAtacttgtttttggtgattgtttgcttagatttaaatatcaTATTGTGTGATATTTATTTGTTAAGCGTTTCTCAACATCAATATCCCATATTATGGAAATACATTTTTCATATCATCGTTTTATATTTTCATCCATAGTTAAACTATGGATGAAAAAATGAAACGTTTGATTActtaatgttagaatataaactaaatgattaaatttaggGGAAACTCTATATGCCCCATCAAATTATCATTTAActgacaatgttccccccaaatttttaattaagggtgtggatttttttttttttttttttaaaaaaaaaaaatatatatcgtttttttctttctttaagaagaaaaaatttttttttctgttttttttttcttttttatttaatttaatttattgaaatatttttgtcttattgaaaaaaaataaaaaaattagggtcacttttgtctttttgctggccttgggggacattgtcaattgtttGGTATTTATGAGAGAAAatgtcataattgaaagtttggaggagaacattgtcaattgggtggtagtttggaATTAGGATTCTCTTAAGTTCAAATctggataatatctagttagttatagtggagagCTATTTTTGttatctcaaaaaataaaaagacaaaaatacccctccactataactaattggatattatatttgaactagagaggatcttgttccagTAGTTTGAGAGATGTACGTGGACTTTTCtcttaaatttatctctttctcttaagcttttagaataagtagTTATTTAATATAGTATTCAAGCTAGAAGTCCTTAGTTTGAACTTTGTTTCAGTCAATTcaagttaaatatttcacgcttattgaaaagaaatagaattaaaattgCAAACAAAATACAGCTACAGCATTATTTCATACATGATCACTAgcattaaaccaaaaaaaaaagaaaaaaaaaggaaagattcAACTACCACTCGAAAAATAACCTGATATACTCTCAACaactagctata
It contains:
- the LOC132188706 gene encoding uncharacterized protein LOC132188706, which gives rise to MAHAGNSLRSTLVTLFIFAIILSPMATSDAARLTQRASGPICPACVCCTPPPLGSCCKCCATPSPIAKAENGSP